Proteins from a genomic interval of Sporohalobacter salinus:
- a CDS encoding valine--tRNA ligase, with amino-acid sequence MSNDKLATTYDPATVEDKWYEYWIENDFFEAEVDEDKEPFTIVMPPPNVTGQLHIGHALDNTLQDILIRWKRMQGYSALWIPGTDHASIATEVKVVNKLREEEGLEKDDVGREGFLERAWEWKEEYGGRITDQLKKLGTSCDWSRERFTMDEGCSEAVKEAFIRLYEEDLIYRGDYIINWCPDCGTTLSDIEVEHEEIPGHFYHIKYDLKDSDDHLVVATTRPETMLGDTAIAVNPSDERYQDLIGKTAILPAVGRELPIIADEFVDSDFGTGLVKVTPAHDPNDFEIGQRNDLKVVKVIDDQAKMTSEAGKYEGMDRYECREQLVEDLKESGQLIEIEEHDHSVGHCYRCDTLIEPLVSKQWFVKMEPLAKPAIEAVEESETNFVPERFTKVYRNWMENIRDWCISRQLWWGHRIPVWYCQDCEEEIVAREEPTSCPECNSDNLKQDEDVLDTWFSSGLWPFSTLGWPEETEELDYYYPTSVLVTGRDIIFFWVARMIFSGIEFMEEPPFSDVLVHGLVRDAQGRKMSKSLGNGVDPLEFIDEYGADTLRFTLVTGNTPGNDMRFRQEKVEASRNFVNKIWNASRFVLMNLEDFDPNEIDELDYTLADEWIISRLNKTAKEVTRTLDKYQIGNAAQTLYDFVWNEFCDWYIELIKPRLYQDEDQITKETAQYVVAYVLEKSLRLLHPFMPFVTEEIWQRLPYEGDTIMTTTWPDETETETYEVAEERMEVIMDVITAVRNIRNEMKVNPGKEIEAILEPENNKKEEILTSNRNYIMDLGKISNLRIEQDLAETPQKASTAITNGIEVILPLAGMVDLEKEISRLKDELDEVEYEIKRAEGKLANKGFVNNAPEDLVAEEREKVKDYKAKKEQLLERLDMLRS; translated from the coding sequence ATGAGTAATGATAAGCTGGCAACAACTTATGATCCAGCGACGGTAGAGGATAAGTGGTATGAATATTGGATAGAAAATGATTTCTTTGAAGCGGAGGTAGATGAAGATAAAGAGCCATTTACAATTGTAATGCCTCCTCCCAATGTAACAGGACAGCTTCATATTGGGCATGCTTTGGATAATACGTTGCAGGATATTCTAATTCGTTGGAAGAGAATGCAGGGTTATTCTGCTCTTTGGATTCCTGGAACTGATCATGCAAGTATAGCTACAGAAGTAAAAGTAGTTAATAAATTAAGAGAGGAAGAAGGATTAGAGAAAGATGATGTAGGTCGCGAAGGATTTTTAGAACGAGCTTGGGAATGGAAGGAAGAATACGGCGGTCGGATTACTGATCAGTTAAAGAAGTTAGGAACTTCCTGTGACTGGAGTAGAGAAAGGTTTACTATGGATGAAGGATGTTCTGAAGCGGTTAAAGAAGCCTTTATTCGTCTTTATGAAGAAGACCTAATTTATCGTGGAGATTACATCATTAATTGGTGTCCTGACTGTGGTACTACACTGTCGGATATTGAGGTAGAACATGAAGAAATTCCGGGTCACTTTTATCACATTAAGTATGATCTCAAGGACAGTGATGATCATTTAGTAGTAGCTACAACTCGCCCTGAAACGATGCTTGGAGATACAGCTATTGCTGTTAATCCTAGTGATGAGCGCTATCAGGATTTAATTGGAAAGACTGCTATTTTACCGGCAGTTGGTCGAGAATTACCAATTATTGCTGATGAATTTGTAGATTCTGATTTTGGAACTGGTCTTGTAAAGGTTACTCCAGCCCATGATCCTAATGACTTTGAAATAGGACAGCGTAATGATCTTAAAGTAGTAAAAGTAATTGACGACCAAGCTAAAATGACATCTGAAGCTGGGAAATATGAAGGAATGGATCGTTATGAATGTCGTGAGCAATTGGTAGAAGACTTAAAAGAGAGCGGACAATTAATTGAGATTGAGGAACATGATCATTCTGTCGGGCACTGTTACCGTTGTGATACGCTAATTGAGCCTTTAGTTTCAAAGCAGTGGTTTGTTAAGATGGAACCATTAGCTAAACCAGCTATTGAAGCTGTAGAAGAATCAGAGACAAATTTTGTTCCGGAACGTTTTACTAAAGTCTACCGCAACTGGATGGAGAATATCCGTGACTGGTGTATTTCTCGTCAGCTCTGGTGGGGACATAGAATTCCTGTTTGGTACTGTCAAGACTGTGAAGAGGAGATTGTAGCTCGAGAAGAACCTACTTCCTGTCCAGAATGTAATAGTGATAATCTTAAACAGGATGAAGACGTACTGGATACTTGGTTTAGCTCTGGCCTCTGGCCATTTTCAACATTAGGTTGGCCGGAAGAGACTGAAGAATTAGATTATTATTATCCAACTTCAGTTTTAGTTACTGGTCGAGATATTATCTTCTTTTGGGTAGCTAGAATGATCTTTTCTGGAATTGAATTTATGGAAGAACCGCCTTTTTCTGATGTTTTGGTACATGGATTAGTAAGAGATGCTCAGGGCCGTAAAATGAGTAAATCTCTAGGTAATGGAGTTGACCCACTTGAGTTTATTGATGAATATGGTGCTGATACATTGCGCTTTACTTTAGTCACTGGTAATACTCCTGGTAATGATATGCGCTTTAGACAGGAAAAAGTAGAAGCTAGTCGTAATTTTGTTAATAAGATCTGGAATGCTTCTAGATTTGTTTTAATGAATTTAGAAGATTTTGATCCTAATGAAATTGATGAGCTTGATTATACATTAGCTGATGAGTGGATTATCAGCCGTTTAAATAAGACAGCTAAGGAAGTTACACGAACGTTAGATAAGTATCAAATTGGGAATGCTGCTCAAACGTTGTATGATTTTGTTTGGAATGAGTTTTGTGATTGGTATATTGAATTGATCAAGCCGCGTTTATATCAGGATGAGGATCAGATAACAAAGGAGACAGCTCAGTATGTTGTTGCTTATGTTTTAGAAAAGTCATTGCGGTTGTTACATCCATTTATGCCTTTTGTTACAGAAGAAATCTGGCAGCGTTTACCTTATGAAGGAGATACAATTATGACGACAACTTGGCCAGATGAAACAGAGACTGAAACTTATGAAGTTGCTGAGGAAAGAATGGAAGTAATCATGGATGTAATTACTGCTGTTAGAAATATCAGAAATGAAATGAAAGTAAATCCAGGTAAGGAGATAGAAGCTATTTTAGAGCCAGAAAATAATAAAAAAGAGGAAATTTTAACATCTAATCGTAATTATATTATGGATTTAGGTAAGATATCTAATTTAAGAATCGAACAGGATCTAGCTGAAACGCCTCAAAAAGCATCTACAGCTATCACTAATGGTATAGAGGTTATTCTGCCATTAGCAGGAATGGTTGACTTAGAAAAGGAAATAAGTCGTTTAAAAGATGAATTAGATGAGGTAGAGTATGAGATTAAGCGGGCAGAAGGAAAGTTAGCTAATAAAGGGTTTGTAAATAATGCACCTGAAGATTTAGTTGCAGAAGAAAGAGAAAAGGTTAAAGATTATAAAGCCAAAAAGGAACAGTTACTTGAGCGATTAGATATGCTAAGATCATAA
- a CDS encoding UbiX family flavin prenyltransferase, with translation MKRYIVGITGASGSIYAKRLLEVFAAKDFEVYATITNAGQQVWNEEIKVNIRQQLDDNKNINYLDNQDLSVSIASGSFQTDGMVVIPCSMSTLAAIAQGHSSNLLERAADVTLKEKRQLIVVPRETPLNTIHLENMLKLSKLGADIIPPMPAFYNHPQTIDDLVNFAVGRVLDRLGVKNDIYQRWKT, from the coding sequence GTGAAACGATATATAGTAGGTATCACTGGGGCTAGCGGTAGTATTTATGCTAAGCGACTGCTGGAGGTATTTGCTGCAAAAGATTTTGAAGTTTATGCAACCATTACGAATGCTGGACAGCAGGTTTGGAATGAAGAGATTAAGGTAAATATTCGACAACAGTTAGATGATAATAAAAATATAAATTATCTTGATAATCAAGATTTATCAGTGTCGATAGCTAGCGGTTCTTTTCAGACTGATGGAATGGTAGTTATTCCCTGTAGTATGTCTACTTTAGCAGCTATTGCTCAGGGGCATTCATCGAATTTGTTAGAGAGGGCAGCAGATGTAACTCTAAAAGAGAAACGTCAACTTATAGTTGTTCCGCGAGAGACACCATTAAATACAATTCATTTAGAGAATATGTTGAAATTATCTAAGTTAGGAGCAGATATTATTCCGCCCATGCCGGCTTTTTATAATCACCCGCAGACAATAGATGATTTAGTAAACTTTGCTGTCGGTAGAGTTTTAGATAGATTGGGAGTTAAAAATGATATTTATCAGAGATGGAAGACTTAA
- the mqnC gene encoding cyclic dehypoxanthinyl futalosine synthase, whose amino-acid sequence MEEVKEILKKAESGDRINLSEGIKLLESDNLLSIGKVANIIKKQIHSDNKVTFVIDRNINYTNICEAGCKFCAFYRGLDDNDAYILDRDEIFRKIKETIELGGTQILMQGGLHPKLDIDYYLELFRTIKERFEIHIHSLSPPEIAYIAKQSNLSLNETLIRLQQAGLDSLPGGGAEILVDQVRKEISPNKITSDEWLSVMRIAHEIGMKSTATMMFGSIETLTDRIEHLLKIRNLQDETSGFTAFIPWAFQPINTVLDSHFKVAKVTGVEYLKMVAVSRIVLDNVPNIQASWVTQGAKVAQVSLEFGVNDFGSTMIEENVVKAAGASYRVSLEKIVKLIKDTGRRPVQRNTLYRELKEF is encoded by the coding sequence ATGGAAGAAGTTAAAGAAATTCTAAAAAAAGCTGAGTCAGGTGATAGGATTAATCTATCTGAAGGAATTAAGTTGTTAGAGAGTGATAATCTATTATCTATTGGTAAGGTAGCTAATATAATTAAGAAGCAGATTCATTCTGATAATAAAGTTACTTTTGTCATTGACCGTAATATTAATTATACTAATATCTGTGAAGCTGGTTGTAAATTTTGTGCTTTCTATCGGGGCTTAGATGATAATGATGCTTATATTCTAGATCGTGATGAGATATTTCGTAAAATTAAAGAAACAATAGAATTAGGTGGTACCCAGATTTTAATGCAAGGAGGACTACATCCTAAGTTAGATATAGATTATTATCTTGAACTTTTTAGAACTATTAAAGAGCGGTTTGAGATTCATATCCATTCTCTTTCGCCGCCAGAGATAGCTTATATAGCTAAGCAGTCTAATCTATCACTAAATGAAACGTTAATTAGATTACAGCAGGCTGGTCTTGATTCATTACCAGGTGGTGGAGCAGAGATTTTGGTTGATCAAGTACGAAAAGAGATTAGTCCAAATAAAATAACTTCTGATGAATGGTTATCTGTGATGCGTATAGCTCATGAAATTGGAATGAAGAGTACAGCTACAATGATGTTCGGTAGTATAGAAACATTGACTGATAGAATTGAGCATTTGCTTAAGATAAGAAATCTGCAGGATGAAACTAGTGGTTTTACTGCTTTTATTCCTTGGGCTTTTCAGCCTATTAATACAGTCTTGGATAGCCACTTTAAAGTGGCCAAGGTAACAGGAGTAGAGTATCTTAAGATGGTAGCTGTATCTAGAATTGTATTGGATAATGTGCCTAATATTCAGGCTTCCTGGGTGACACAGGGAGCTAAGGTGGCTCAGGTTTCATTGGAGTTTGGGGTTAATGACTTCGGCAGTACTATGATTGAAGAGAATGTAGTTAAAGCTGCTGGGGCTTCTTATCGAGTATCTTTAGAGAAAATAGTGAAGTTGATTAAGGATACAGGTCGTAGACCGGTACAGCGTAATACTCTATATCGAGAGTTAAAGGAGTTTTAG
- a CDS encoding menaquinone biosynthetic enzyme MqnA/MqnD family protein — protein MTELKLGVVEYINCWPVHYGFDYDEIDIDAKIVAGPPAELNEMFLRGEVDITPMSSIEYARNFDDCYILPDLAIASDGSVGSLFLFSEVQIEDFTSKTVALPEDSRSTVALLKILLERYYQVNVDYITCEQDLDYMLEVADAALLIGDPALNEYIEHQNSDLNITDLGAAWKNLTGKKMVYAIWVIRKEFADQHSELVAKVSNKLLKSKYLGLNQVELLAKRAKEEIDIPEEISLKYFKSLCYDFDEDYQKGVMKYFADAYELSLIDKWPKLHIWSEENGRS, from the coding sequence ATGACCGAATTGAAATTAGGGGTTGTAGAATATATTAATTGTTGGCCGGTACATTATGGTTTTGATTATGATGAAATAGATATTGATGCTAAGATTGTTGCAGGACCGCCAGCAGAATTGAATGAAATGTTTTTACGAGGTGAGGTTGATATTACTCCAATGTCATCAATTGAATATGCTCGTAACTTTGATGACTGTTATATTTTACCCGACTTAGCCATTGCTTCTGATGGATCGGTGGGTAGTCTTTTTCTTTTTAGTGAAGTACAAATTGAGGATTTTACTAGTAAAACAGTAGCTTTGCCCGAAGATTCTCGATCTACTGTAGCATTACTTAAGATTTTATTGGAACGTTATTATCAGGTAAATGTTGATTATATCACTTGTGAACAGGATTTAGATTATATGTTAGAGGTAGCTGATGCTGCTCTTTTAATCGGAGATCCAGCTTTGAATGAGTATATTGAACATCAGAACTCTGATTTAAATATAACTGATTTAGGTGCTGCTTGGAAGAATCTGACTGGCAAAAAGATGGTCTATGCTATCTGGGTGATTAGAAAGGAATTTGCTGATCAGCATTCTGAATTAGTAGCTAAAGTGAGTAATAAATTATTAAAATCTAAGTATTTAGGTTTAAATCAAGTGGAATTATTGGCTAAAAGAGCTAAAGAAGAGATAGATATTCCTGAAGAGATTAGTTTAAAATATTTTAAAAGTTTATGCTATGACTTTGATGAGGATTATCAAAAGGGAGTTATGAAGTATTTTGCTGATGCTTATGAGCTTAGCTTAATAGATAAATGGCCTAAACTTCATATTTGGAGTGAGGAGAATGGAAGAAGTTAA
- the mqnE gene encoding aminofutalosine synthase MqnE — protein MKNLFSSSELEGTRDKVLAGERLTREDGIKLMQNNDLLTIGYLADYVRQKKCGDEVYYIKNRHINHTNVCEVQCKFCAFGRKKDEDDAYTMGLEEITKAIEKSPEGITELHIVGGCHQNLSLEYFEEMLTLAKDKLPKVYIQAFTAVEIAYLADKSDLTIQETLKRLKKAGLDSIPGGGAEVFSLRVRDEVCPDKISGDRWLSVMKTAHELGIRTNATMLYGHVETLEERIDHLIKLRELQDKTNGFLAFIPLPFHPDNTELDSLSSTTGYDDLKVLAISRLMLDNFDHIKAFWIMLGPKLAQVSLSFGVDDLDGTVIEERITHDAGAQTKQGLTETEIINMIEKAGRIPVERDTVYNHIEDVSQE, from the coding sequence GTGAAAAACCTATTTAGTAGTTCAGAATTAGAGGGTACCAGAGATAAGGTATTAGCCGGAGAACGATTGACTCGGGAAGATGGGATTAAGTTAATGCAGAATAATGACTTATTGACTATCGGTTATTTAGCAGATTATGTACGACAGAAGAAATGTGGTGATGAAGTCTATTATATTAAGAATCGTCATATTAATCATACTAATGTTTGTGAAGTTCAATGTAAGTTCTGTGCTTTCGGACGTAAAAAGGATGAAGATGATGCTTATACTATGGGGCTAGAAGAGATAACTAAGGCGATTGAGAAGTCACCAGAAGGTATTACTGAATTACATATTGTAGGCGGCTGTCATCAGAATCTTTCTTTAGAGTACTTTGAAGAAATGCTAACTTTGGCTAAAGATAAGTTACCAAAGGTTTATATTCAGGCCTTTACTGCTGTTGAGATAGCTTATTTGGCAGATAAATCTGATTTAACAATCCAAGAGACGCTTAAGAGATTAAAGAAGGCTGGACTGGATTCAATTCCTGGTGGGGGTGCTGAGGTATTTAGCCTTCGAGTAAGAGATGAAGTTTGCCCGGATAAGATTAGTGGTGACAGATGGTTATCAGTTATGAAAACTGCCCATGAATTAGGAATTAGAACTAATGCTACTATGTTATATGGTCATGTTGAAACATTGGAAGAGAGAATAGATCACTTAATTAAGCTACGTGAACTTCAAGATAAGACTAATGGTTTTTTAGCCTTCATTCCGCTACCTTTCCATCCTGATAATACTGAACTCGATTCCCTTTCTTCTACAACTGGTTATGATGATTTAAAAGTATTGGCTATTTCCCGTTTAATGTTGGATAATTTTGATCATATTAAAGCTTTCTGGATTATGCTAGGGCCTAAGTTGGCTCAGGTTTCTTTAAGTTTTGGTGTGGATGATTTAGATGGAACAGTAATTGAGGAGAGAATAACTCATGATGCTGGAGCTCAGACTAAACAAGGTCTGACTGAAACTGAAATTATTAATATGATCGAAAAAGCTGGTAGGATTCCTGTAGAAAGGGACACAGTTTATAATCACATTGAGGATGTGAGCCAAGAATGA
- a CDS encoding UbiA-like polyprenyltransferase, giving the protein MVLKIKLIMKLVKFEHTIFALPFAYMGAVMAAQGIPTAEKIFWITLAMVGARSVAMAWNRLVDWKVDAVNPRTEDRILPQKMLSKGEVILFIIGSLFLLLVAAWQLNSLAFRLSPLAIFLLFFYSYTKQFTWLCHLILGFTIAMASVGSWIAVTGKISLPPLLLGTAVMFWVSGFDIIYSIQDYEFDSNYGLYSIPVKFGPQKALRITVIFHTFTFLLLIAVGYYLDLDWLYAMGVIIVGILLYIESSLVKRDFEKIKFAFFNINSVVSINIFIFTLIDYLWA; this is encoded by the coding sequence ATGGTTTTGAAGATTAAGTTAATTATGAAGCTAGTTAAATTTGAACATACCATTTTTGCTCTACCCTTTGCTTATATGGGAGCGGTTATGGCGGCCCAGGGGATTCCAACTGCAGAAAAAATATTCTGGATTACTTTAGCTATGGTAGGAGCTCGGAGTGTTGCCATGGCCTGGAATCGATTGGTTGATTGGAAAGTAGATGCTGTTAATCCTAGAACTGAAGATCGAATACTGCCTCAGAAAATGTTATCTAAAGGCGAAGTTATTCTTTTTATTATTGGTTCATTGTTCTTGCTTTTAGTAGCTGCTTGGCAGTTAAATTCATTAGCCTTTAGGTTATCACCGTTGGCTATTTTTTTATTGTTTTTTTATTCTTATACTAAACAATTTACTTGGCTTTGTCATCTGATATTAGGATTTACCATAGCTATGGCTTCTGTAGGAAGTTGGATTGCTGTAACCGGCAAGATATCTTTACCTCCGTTATTGCTAGGAACAGCAGTTATGTTTTGGGTATCTGGTTTTGATATTATTTATTCTATTCAGGATTATGAATTTGATTCTAATTATGGTCTCTATTCGATTCCAGTAAAGTTTGGTCCCCAAAAAGCATTGCGAATTACTGTTATTTTTCATACTTTTACTTTTTTATTATTGATTGCTGTAGGTTATTATCTTGATTTAGATTGGCTGTATGCTATGGGAGTTATAATTGTAGGAATCTTATTATATATTGAGAGTTCATTAGTTAAAAGAGACTTTGAAAAGATTAAATTTGCTTTTTTTAATATTAATAGTGTGGTAAGTATTAATATTTTCATCTTTACTTTAATAGATTATCTTTGGGCCTAG
- a CDS encoding menaquinone biosynthesis decarboxylase: MAYKNLREFVHLLEAKGLLKRITTEVSSELEITEITDRISKQVGPALLFENVKNSGFPVLINTFGSYERMEMALEVGDLDDIGERIEELLKLPNLKDKSLFGKLKLLPKLKKISDYFPKTVKNAPCQEVIDKNPSLDDLPILKCWPQDGGKFITLPLVFTKDPETDLPNVGMYRLHVHDKETTGMHWHVHKDGANNYRGYESKDKRMEVAVALGSDPATIYSATAPLPKQISEILFAGFLRKEPVKLVKGKTIDIKVPAEAEIIIEGYVEPGEQRKEGPFGDHTGYYSLADDYPVFHVTCITHRKNAIYPTTIVGKPPMEDCYMAKATERIFLPMLKVQLPEVVDMNLPLEGVFHNCAIISIDKQYQGHAQKIMNFIWGLGQMMFTKMVIVVDKDVDIQNLSETAWKVFNNVDPGRDLTIVEGPLDVLDHSSPIANYGSKLGIDATKPLPGEGHNQEWPDEIEMTEKIKELVDQRWEEYGFED; the protein is encoded by the coding sequence ATGGCATATAAAAATTTAAGAGAGTTTGTTCATCTGTTGGAAGCAAAGGGATTATTAAAACGAATTACGACAGAAGTAAGTAGTGAGCTGGAGATTACTGAGATTACAGATCGAATTTCTAAACAAGTAGGTCCAGCTTTATTATTTGAAAATGTCAAGAATTCAGGTTTTCCTGTTTTGATTAATACTTTTGGTTCTTATGAACGAATGGAAATGGCCTTAGAAGTTGGGGATTTAGATGATATAGGAGAAAGAATTGAAGAGCTACTTAAATTACCTAATTTAAAAGATAAAAGTCTATTTGGTAAATTAAAGTTATTGCCTAAATTAAAAAAGATTAGTGATTATTTTCCAAAGACTGTAAAGAATGCTCCTTGTCAGGAAGTAATTGATAAAAATCCATCATTAGATGATTTGCCAATTTTAAAGTGTTGGCCGCAGGATGGAGGTAAATTCATCACTCTTCCCTTGGTTTTTACTAAAGATCCTGAAACTGATCTTCCTAATGTTGGAATGTACAGACTTCATGTTCATGATAAAGAGACTACAGGAATGCATTGGCATGTACATAAGGATGGGGCTAATAATTACCGGGGATATGAAAGCAAAGATAAGAGAATGGAAGTAGCTGTGGCTTTAGGAAGTGATCCAGCAACTATCTATTCAGCTACTGCCCCGTTACCAAAACAGATTAGTGAAATATTATTTGCTGGTTTTCTTAGAAAAGAGCCAGTAAAGTTGGTAAAAGGTAAGACAATAGATATTAAAGTGCCGGCAGAAGCTGAGATAATTATTGAAGGTTATGTAGAACCAGGAGAACAGCGAAAAGAAGGCCCCTTTGGAGATCATACTGGTTATTATTCATTAGCTGATGATTACCCAGTCTTTCATGTTACCTGTATTACTCACCGAAAAAATGCTATCTATCCAACAACAATTGTCGGCAAACCACCGATGGAAGATTGTTATATGGCTAAAGCAACAGAACGTATTTTCCTACCAATGCTTAAAGTGCAGTTACCTGAAGTAGTAGATATGAATTTACCATTGGAAGGTGTCTTTCATAATTGTGCTATTATTTCTATAGACAAACAGTATCAGGGACATGCTCAGAAGATAATGAATTTTATTTGGGGATTAGGGCAAATGATGTTCACAAAGATGGTAATAGTGGTTGATAAGGATGTTGATATTCAGAATTTATCTGAAACTGCCTGGAAGGTCTTCAATAATGTTGATCCAGGTCGAGATTTAACTATAGTAGAGGGACCTCTAGATGTTCTGGATCATTCCTCCCCTATTGCTAATTATGGTTCCAAGTTGGGAATTGATGCTACAAAACCGTTGCCTGGAGAAGGTCATAATCAGGAATGGCCGGATGAAATAGAAATGACAGAAAAAATTAAAGAATTAGTAGATCAAAGGTGGGAAGAGTATGGTTTTGAAGATTAA
- a CDS encoding flavin reductase has translation MKREYPIDQTGEIFPHFPVVLTTIGDNIITLEFVQFFSFEPPIIGIGINPDNYSHQLIEDKKEFVINIPTIELIDEVKFCGNNSGRNLDKFSATGLTTKQSEVINSWLIEECPINIECRVIQEESIGNCDWFFGEILKVHVTEDYNRLDALLYSGNFYQDFKLRELK, from the coding sequence GTGAAGAGAGAATATCCTATTGATCAGACCGGAGAGATTTTTCCTCACTTTCCAGTAGTATTGACTACTATTGGTGATAATATTATTACTTTAGAATTTGTACAGTTTTTTAGTTTTGAACCGCCGATTATCGGAATTGGGATCAATCCTGATAATTATTCTCATCAATTGATTGAAGATAAGAAGGAATTTGTAATTAATATTCCGACTATAGAATTGATAGATGAAGTCAAATTTTGTGGTAATAATTCTGGTCGTAATTTAGATAAGTTTTCAGCCACAGGGTTGACTACAAAACAGTCAGAAGTAATTAATAGTTGGTTAATTGAAGAATGTCCAATTAATATTGAATGCAGAGTAATTCAGGAAGAAAGTATTGGGAATTGTGATTGGTTTTTTGGTGAGATACTGAAAGTGCATGTAACTGAAGATTATAATAGATTGGATGCTTTATTGTATAGCGGTAACTTCTATCAGGACTTTAAATTAAGAGAATTGAAGTGA
- the yihA gene encoding ribosome biogenesis GTP-binding protein YihA/YsxC yields the protein MNLNNVEYLCSATSPSDYPRHSLPEIALAGRSNVGKSSLINQLVNRNKFAHISSKPGKTQTLNFYNIDDVFSFVDLPGYGFARVPDEVKDNWAAMIEEYLFHRSNLAGVILIVDSRHKPTDDDLMMYEWLLEMQLSHLVVGTKVDKLSNSQLKPNREQIFNKLRIESQTPFTYFSAKKGTGKNEVWNFIKEITS from the coding sequence GTGAACTTAAATAATGTAGAGTATCTCTGTAGTGCTACTTCACCTTCTGATTATCCTAGGCATAGCCTGCCAGAAATTGCTTTAGCTGGCAGGTCTAATGTCGGGAAGTCTTCACTGATTAATCAGTTGGTAAATCGGAATAAATTTGCTCATATTAGTTCAAAACCAGGTAAAACACAGACGCTAAATTTCTATAATATTGATGATGTCTTTTCTTTTGTAGACCTGCCTGGTTATGGTTTTGCACGGGTGCCAGATGAAGTAAAAGACAACTGGGCGGCAATGATTGAAGAGTATTTGTTTCATCGTTCTAATCTGGCAGGCGTTATTTTAATTGTGGATTCTAGACATAAACCGACAGATGATGATTTAATGATGTATGAATGGCTATTGGAAATGCAGTTATCTCATTTAGTAGTAGGAACAAAAGTAGATAAGTTATCTAATAGTCAGCTTAAACCTAATCGTGAGCAGATCTTTAATAAATTGAGAATAGAGTCTCAGACGCCTTTTACTTATTTTTCTGCTAAAAAAGGAACTGGAAAGAATGAAGTATGGAATTTTATTAAAGAGATAACTTCTTGA